A window of Aerococcus urinae contains these coding sequences:
- a CDS encoding ABC transporter permease, with protein sequence MRDYLALEWHKLRKVQLFCIGLVFLALASFIGLGIYFANQSVFTEGTQYQVMWGQLTFYYSQVLSAPMLAIFIAISLNQEFERKNIEMLRANAVSIRKLLFSKLIAVLGIVTFIQGLLFLVYLGAVLAADLQLSLDVLVNLKWIALSLVASASILSIQSYLFSKSRNFSQSVGFSGLAVMGGFVLLFINENLVPFYPYSQVMVALRSRALEDFSLAELVLFLLVNVGVTGLFYQLSCQELAKSK encoded by the coding sequence ATGAGAGACTATCTAGCCCTAGAATGGCATAAATTGAGAAAAGTCCAATTATTCTGTATCGGCCTGGTCTTTCTGGCCTTAGCCAGCTTTATTGGTTTAGGTATTTACTTTGCCAACCAGTCCGTTTTTACTGAAGGGACCCAATACCAAGTCATGTGGGGACAATTGACTTTTTATTATAGCCAAGTCTTGTCTGCTCCCATGCTGGCCATATTTATAGCCATAAGCCTCAATCAAGAATTTGAAAGAAAGAATATCGAAATGTTACGGGCCAATGCTGTTTCGATTAGGAAGCTGCTTTTTAGCAAGCTGATAGCGGTTCTAGGAATCGTCACTTTTATCCAAGGCTTACTTTTCTTAGTGTATCTTGGGGCAGTGTTGGCTGCAGACCTTCAGTTATCGCTGGATGTCCTGGTCAATTTAAAATGGATTGCCTTGTCGCTTGTGGCCTCGGCAAGCATTCTTTCTATTCAAAGTTATCTCTTTTCTAAAAGCAGAAATTTTAGCCAGTCAGTAGGTTTTTCAGGCTTAGCTGTCATGGGCGGCTTTGTCTTGCTCTTCATCAATGAAAACCTGGTGCCATTCTACCCTTACTCTCAAGTCATGGTGGCCTTACGCAGTCGGGCGCTTGAAGACTTTAGCTTGGCTGAACTGGTTTTATTCCTTTTGGTCAATGTGGGGGTCACGGGCCTATTCTACCAATTATCTTGTCAGGAATTAGCCAAAAGCAAGTAA
- a CDS encoding peptidoglycan bridge formation glycyltransferase FemA/FemB family protein, whose protein sequence is MIFKEISAKELEHFQQEQPDRHFFTQGADYQRLAESNQTTSKILAVVEGESLLAYAIFIYYPYKKFFYKVTTQFGPIMDYANPDLVDFYFHHLKNYFKKNWRVLCVRVNPFLNERYFSDVDFIEDNPQAGSVDKILQAEGYIKTDHDLFDDPTLATRCVFSKDLTGLTKDNLLKHVSQIARYTINRTIKEGVQVRPLDIYDEADGKILDAINQETSERIGFELRDAKYFKNLKNILKDDLILALAYIDCDYFLSQTKETIAKLKAERQELEEKLALGKVNPKKTNNKIRELNENIGIWEKKIEKIQKLKAEEGNIVNLASASFIQSAEDFIYFSSGAFSKFTRFEGPYAILYRMLQEAIEKDFNYFNFYGTSSDFSEDGPDYGVLQFKRNFKGNIEWFMANYELRNALGKIVSW, encoded by the coding sequence ATGATTTTTAAAGAAATTTCAGCCAAGGAACTTGAACACTTTCAACAAGAGCAACCTGACCGTCACTTTTTCACCCAGGGCGCTGACTACCAACGCCTGGCCGAAAGCAACCAGACCACTTCTAAAATCCTGGCCGTCGTTGAAGGTGAGTCCCTACTGGCTTATGCCATCTTCATCTACTACCCCTACAAAAAGTTTTTCTACAAGGTGACCACCCAATTTGGACCGATTATGGATTATGCTAACCCAGACCTGGTCGATTTCTACTTCCACCACTTAAAAAATTACTTTAAGAAGAATTGGCGGGTCCTCTGTGTCCGGGTCAACCCCTTCCTCAATGAACGCTACTTCTCCGATGTCGACTTTATCGAGGACAATCCCCAAGCCGGCAGCGTGGATAAGATCCTTCAAGCGGAAGGCTATATTAAAACCGACCACGACCTCTTCGATGATCCCACCCTGGCCACTCGTTGCGTTTTTTCCAAAGATTTGACCGGGCTCACCAAGGATAATCTCCTGAAGCATGTCTCACAAATCGCCCGCTACACCATCAACCGTACCATCAAGGAAGGCGTGCAAGTGCGGCCGCTGGATATTTACGATGAAGCCGATGGTAAAATTCTCGATGCCATCAACCAAGAGACCTCAGAACGGATTGGTTTTGAACTGAGAGATGCTAAGTACTTCAAAAATCTCAAAAACATCCTAAAAGACGACCTCATCCTGGCCCTGGCCTATATCGATTGTGACTACTTCCTGAGCCAAACCAAAGAAACCATCGCCAAGCTCAAAGCAGAACGGCAAGAATTGGAAGAAAAACTCGCCTTGGGCAAGGTTAACCCTAAAAAGACCAATAATAAAATCCGTGAGCTCAATGAAAATATCGGCATTTGGGAAAAGAAAATTGAAAAGATCCAAAAGTTGAAGGCAGAAGAAGGCAATATCGTCAACTTAGCCTCAGCCAGCTTTATCCAATCGGCTGAGGACTTTATTTACTTCTCTAGTGGTGCCTTCAGCAAGTTTACCCGTTTTGAGGGACCTTACGCTATCCTCTATCGCATGCTCCAAGAGGCCATCGAGAAAGACTTTAACTACTTTAATTTTTACGGGACCAGTAGCGATTTCTCTGAAGACGGCCCCGACTACGGCGTCCTCCAATTCAAGCGTAACTTCAAGGGGAATATCGAATGGTTTATGGCCAACTACGAACTACGAAATGCCCTAGGGAAAATTGTTTCCTGGTAG
- the pepT gene encoding peptidase T — translation MSKSLSERFIRYAKVNTRSDMYSDSFPSTKSQLDFLESIAGELEELGLSEVDFDRERACVTATLEANTEKDYPVIAFIAHVDTADFNAENIQPQVHENYDGEDIVLNKDEGIVMEVAEFPFLKDYVGLTLITSDGTTLLGADDKAGMVGIIGAMEYLLDHPEIEHGKVRIAFVVDEEIGLLGAYRFDVEAFGADFAYTPDSGRVGKIEGETFNAAQVEVWIEGKSVHPGSSKGNAINPLHLGAQIVNDLPKDQVPEKTDGYEGYFMLTEQSGDLGQVHQVFIIRDHDADKFQERKEIFAQVVDKINSQYKRPRIRYEISDQYKNIKEVLDHHPYVMERALKAYRDCGIEPDVQPFRGGMDGCVFNFKGLPTANIFTGGENLHGQYEFVSAEGLQALQEVIVAIIKG, via the coding sequence TGGATTTTTTAGAAAGCATTGCTGGAGAGCTGGAAGAACTGGGACTAAGTGAGGTCGATTTTGACCGCGAGCGGGCCTGTGTGACGGCGACCTTGGAAGCCAATACCGAGAAAGACTATCCCGTGATTGCTTTTATCGCCCATGTGGATACGGCTGATTTCAATGCGGAAAATATTCAACCCCAGGTTCATGAAAATTATGACGGCGAGGACATTGTTTTAAACAAGGATGAAGGGATTGTCATGGAAGTGGCCGAATTTCCCTTCCTCAAGGACTATGTGGGTCTTACCCTGATTACCAGTGACGGGACCACCCTGCTTGGTGCTGATGACAAGGCCGGTATGGTGGGGATTATTGGGGCCATGGAATATCTCCTGGACCACCCCGAAATTGAACACGGCAAGGTGAGAATTGCCTTTGTGGTCGATGAAGAAATTGGTCTCTTGGGGGCCTACCGCTTTGATGTGGAAGCTTTTGGCGCCGATTTTGCCTATACACCAGATTCAGGCCGGGTGGGTAAGATTGAAGGAGAGACCTTTAACGCGGCCCAGGTAGAAGTCTGGATCGAGGGCAAGAGTGTCCATCCCGGTTCTTCCAAGGGCAATGCCATTAATCCCTTGCACCTAGGGGCTCAGATCGTCAACGACCTGCCCAAGGACCAAGTGCCTGAGAAGACGGACGGCTATGAGGGTTACTTCATGTTAACCGAACAAAGTGGGGACTTAGGTCAAGTTCACCAAGTCTTTATTATCCGTGACCACGACGCGGACAAATTCCAAGAACGTAAGGAAATCTTTGCCCAAGTGGTGGATAAGATCAATAGCCAGTACAAACGGCCGCGGATCCGCTATGAAATTTCGGACCAGTACAAGAATATTAAAGAAGTTCTCGACCACCATCCATACGTTATGGAACGCGCGCTGAAGGCTTACCGGGACTGTGGCATTGAACCTGATGTCCAACCCTTCCGTGGCGGCATGGATGGCTGTGTCTTCAACTTCAAGGGGCTTCCGACCGCTAACATCTTTACCGGCGGGGAAAACCTCCACGGCCAATACGAATTTGTCAGTGCGGAAGGCCTCCAAGCCCTACAAGAGGTCATTGTTGCCATTATTAAGGGCTAA
- a CDS encoding ABC transporter permease, with protein MKALRIELLKSRRTRSFSLAVILMLAALLWNLVSLGDEFTSRQLDAVGVLFNNQTVNSLLLPIAISIFTSRIVNNERMGQTFKLQNANGRTTLKIFDSKLLLTALFFLLIAIAQTGLVTLYASVHGVHVPLSISLLQVIGQFLASLSLITLYLFLALVIEKQGLLLSLGFMGGFFGLVLASKTSALWSFILPFLGAGYLAPYKFNLLDSMSYTYVLDTWLGVRLLLYLLYLALIAIVVRAMIARKGTLA; from the coding sequence TTGAAGGCTTTAAGAATCGAACTTTTAAAGAGTCGCAGAACCCGGTCGTTTTCGCTTGCAGTCATCCTGATGCTAGCAGCCTTATTGTGGAATCTGGTCAGTTTAGGCGATGAGTTCACCAGCCGCCAACTGGATGCGGTAGGAGTCTTGTTTAATAATCAGACCGTTAATAGCCTCTTACTCCCTATAGCGATTAGTATTTTTACCAGTCGGATCGTTAACAATGAAAGAATGGGGCAAACTTTTAAACTGCAAAATGCCAATGGCAGGACCACACTGAAGATTTTTGATAGTAAATTGCTCCTCACGGCCTTATTTTTCCTGCTAATTGCAATCGCCCAAACCGGGCTTGTGACCCTATATGCCTCTGTCCATGGCGTCCATGTCCCTCTATCAATAAGTCTCCTGCAAGTGATTGGACAATTTCTGGCCAGTCTCAGCTTGATCACTCTTTATTTATTCCTGGCGCTGGTGATCGAAAAACAAGGGCTTTTGTTATCCTTAGGCTTTATGGGTGGCTTTTTCGGCCTGGTTTTGGCATCAAAAACCTCAGCGCTTTGGAGTTTTATCCTGCCTTTTTTAGGGGCAGGCTACTTAGCCCCCTATAAATTTAATCTGCTGGATAGTATGTCTTATACCTATGTTTTGGACACTTGGCTGGGAGTACGTTTACTGCTTTATCTGCTTTACCTCGCCCTGATAGCGATTGTCGTCCGGGCCATGATTGCTAGAAAGGGGACCTTAGCATGA
- a CDS encoding ABC transporter ATP-binding protein: MTNMIEVKNLKKAFNGHHSVDLDHLTVRKGEIYGFLGPNGAGKTTTMKMILSLIPPSSGQIEVGGQSILENRDYLNDIGSMIEEPSYYPNLTGYENLLVFQKMLGFDKQNIWKTLELVGLAEEKNKKKLARDYSLGMKQRLALAFALVKQPQILLLDEPTNGLDPSGIHEVRELIINLAKSQGLTVLISSHILSEIEQMADRVGIINQGRLVYEGEIDQINANHWIEFRGEFESQAVERLLSQYYGPNDFEVADHILKINRTTDDQVALIAKALVGMGFPLFRIASKQESLEDIFLQLTKEV, encoded by the coding sequence ATGACCAATATGATTGAAGTTAAAAATTTGAAGAAGGCTTTTAATGGGCATCATTCGGTGGATTTGGATCATCTTACCGTGAGAAAGGGGGAAATCTATGGCTTCTTAGGGCCTAACGGGGCCGGAAAAACCACCACCATGAAGATGATCCTCTCCTTAATCCCACCCTCATCGGGTCAGATTGAAGTTGGAGGGCAATCTATTCTAGAAAATAGGGATTATTTAAATGACATCGGCTCAATGATTGAAGAACCCTCCTACTATCCCAATTTAACCGGATATGAAAACCTCTTAGTCTTTCAAAAAATGCTGGGTTTTGATAAGCAAAATATTTGGAAAACTCTTGAATTAGTCGGTTTAGCCGAAGAGAAAAATAAGAAAAAACTGGCTAGAGACTATTCCTTAGGGATGAAGCAGCGCTTAGCTCTTGCCTTTGCCTTAGTCAAGCAACCCCAAATCTTACTGCTTGATGAGCCAACCAACGGCTTAGATCCCAGCGGTATCCATGAAGTCAGAGAATTGATTATTAATCTGGCGAAGAGTCAGGGCTTGACCGTCTTGATTTCCAGTCATATTTTATCTGAAATTGAGCAGATGGCTGATCGGGTAGGGATCATTAATCAGGGAAGACTGGTCTATGAAGGTGAAATTGACCAAATCAATGCCAATCATTGGATCGAATTTCGCGGAGAATTTGAAAGCCAGGCAGTAGAGCGTTTGTTAAGTCAATACTATGGGCCCAATGACTTTGAAGTGGCGGACCATATTCTGAAAATCAATCGGACGACTGATGACCAGGTCGCCTTGATCGCTAAAGCCTTGGTTGGGATGGGTTTTCCGCTTTTTAGAATCGCGTCCAAACAGGAAAGTCTGGAAGATATTTTCTTACAGTTAACCAAGGAGGTGTAG